The following coding sequences lie in one Negativicoccus succinicivorans genomic window:
- a CDS encoding pseudouridine synthase has product MRERLQKLISQAGLASRRAAETMITEGRVKVNGKVVTELGQKADLTRDTIIVDGKKIEREPLQYFLFNKPKGVITTLSDPEGRTTILEYFKKEKVRLYPVGRLDLNTEGLLLLTNDGDLTNRLEHPSSEVEKEYEVKIKGRVPDKMLTAFREGVPLEDGITAPAKVSEAVFDVKTGLSTIVLAIHEGRNRQVRRMCEHFGFRVHNLKRTRYATLTLQGVKRGSYRALTANEISDLKAQVTHA; this is encoded by the coding sequence ATGAGAGAACGTCTTCAGAAATTGATTAGCCAAGCGGGGCTGGCATCCCGTCGGGCGGCCGAAACGATGATTACCGAAGGGCGAGTTAAAGTAAACGGTAAAGTGGTGACCGAACTGGGTCAAAAAGCGGATCTTACACGCGACACGATTATTGTCGACGGCAAAAAAATTGAACGGGAACCGCTGCAGTATTTCCTTTTTAATAAACCCAAAGGGGTCATCACTACTTTAAGCGATCCTGAGGGCCGGACGACGATATTGGAATATTTCAAAAAAGAAAAAGTCCGCTTGTATCCGGTCGGTCGATTGGATCTGAACACGGAGGGTTTACTGCTTTTGACCAATGACGGTGACCTGACCAACCGGTTAGAACATCCGTCGTCGGAAGTGGAAAAAGAATACGAAGTTAAAATCAAGGGCCGCGTGCCGGATAAAATGCTTACGGCATTTCGCGAAGGTGTGCCGCTGGAAGACGGCATCACCGCTCCCGCAAAAGTAAGCGAGGCCGTTTTTGATGTCAAGACAGGACTTTCGACCATTGTTCTCGCTATTCATGAAGGTCGGAATCGCCAAGTGCGCCGTATGTGCGAGCACTTTGGTTTTCGCGTGCATAACTTGAAACGCACACGGTATGCGACCCTGACTTTGCAAGGCGTCAAGCGCGGCAGCTATCGAGCGTTGACAGCCAATGAAATAAGCGATCTTAAAGCGCAGGTTACGCATGCGTAA
- the scpB gene encoding SMC-Scp complex subunit ScpB has protein sequence MATEPLAALEALLFIAGEPVSTTQVAEVLNVGTSEAVKLCQELADQYAARSQSGLLVQETAGGWRLCTRPEYGKLLAERYAPPLYLSKAALEVLAIVALQAPVTRQQIDGLRGVSSERTLANLLEKNLIMEIGRAELPGRPILYDVTPYFKRKTNWRDYYQKQGVNENDERTSSEID, from the coding sequence ATGGCAACGGAACCACTCGCAGCACTTGAAGCGCTGCTCTTTATTGCCGGTGAACCGGTATCGACGACGCAAGTCGCAGAAGTGCTCAACGTCGGTACAAGTGAGGCGGTGAAACTTTGTCAGGAGCTTGCCGACCAATATGCCGCCCGATCGCAGTCAGGTCTGCTGGTACAGGAGACTGCGGGAGGTTGGCGGCTATGTACGCGACCGGAGTACGGTAAGCTGTTGGCCGAACGTTACGCGCCGCCGCTCTATTTGAGTAAAGCGGCGTTGGAAGTACTGGCCATTGTGGCGTTGCAAGCACCCGTGACGCGGCAGCAAATCGACGGCTTGCGTGGAGTTTCAAGCGAACGTACGCTGGCGAATTTACTGGAAAAGAATTTAATTATGGAGATCGGCCGCGCCGAATTGCCGGGACGACCGATTTTATATGATGTCACGCCGTATTTTAAGCGCAAAACAAATTGGCGGGACTATTATCAGAAGCAGGGAGTAAACGAAAACGATGAGAGAACGTCTTCAGAAATTGATTAG